A DNA window from Gammaproteobacteria bacterium contains the following coding sequences:
- a CDS encoding elongation factor Tu → DNVSIKVKLIGPIAMEEGLRFAIREGGRTVGAGVVSKIIE, encoded by the coding sequence GCGACAATGTCAGCATCAAGGTCAAGCTGATTGGCCCCATTGCCATGGAAGAAGGGCTGCGTTTCGCCATCCGCGAAGGCGGCCGCACCGTGGGCGCGGGCGTGGTGTCGAAAATCATAGAGTAA